The Planctellipticum variicoloris DNA window GCGCTGAAGTTTCTGGTGCCGTTCGACAAACGCCTTGGTATGTCGCTCGCCGCAGCCGTGTTCGCTCGGCCGTGGCTGTATCGGGTGGGGGGAGCGATCGCCCGCCGGGTCTTCCCGTGGCTGCCGCGGATGCTTGTTTACAACCGCTGGAATCCCTGGGGCCGGCAGCGCGAGTTGCCGGAGATGCCCGCCCAGAGTTTCCGGGCGCTGTATGCCCGGCGTAAGCGGAACCACAAAGTCCCATCAGATCAGAAGCCTGCGTCACGATGACTATTTCCGCACGCGACTCCATCCTGGGTTCCATCCGCCGCCATCTGCCTGAGGCAGCGGAGCGTCCGGGGCACGACGGCCCGTGGATCCAGTACCCGGACCCACTGTCGCAGTTCGCGAGCGTCCTGGAGGCCATCGGCGGTCGCTGTGTCCGGGTCAAGGACGTCGCGGAGATCAACCAGGACCTGGCGACATTCCCTGTGTATGCGGCGGCGCGGATGATGGTTTCGCTGGTCCCGGGCGCAGGGCGTTCGGTCCGCGAAATGGCAAACGTCGCCGATCCGCATGAGCTGGCGGATGTCGACCTGGCGATTCTGCCGGGGGACTTTGCGGTGGCGGAGAATGCCGCAGTCTGGGTCACCGATGCGGCGGTGAAGCACCGCGTGATTTACTTCCTGAGCCAGCATCTGGCGCTTGTCGTTTCGGCCGGACAGGTCGTGCATAACCTGCACGAGGCTTATGCGAGGCTGACGTTTGACGCCGCCCGGTTCGGTGCGTTTATCGCGGGGCCTTCGAAGACGGCGGACATCGAACAGTCGCTGGTCATCGGCGCTCACGGACCGCGGTCGATGACCGTCTATCTGATGGAATAGACGCCGGTCGCAAGAAGGGGGCTCCACGAAAACCGGAGCCAACGAGCCTGTAGCGTCCGAAGTCGGGATGCTCGCAGGCCGCGGCAAATCGAACATGCCCACGCGGACGTGGGCATGTCTCTGATCCGCTGCAGGAAATCGACTTCCGGACTGCGCGACTACTTCTCAGCGAGCGCCTTCAGCAAGGCGGAGGCGTTGGCGACGC harbors:
- a CDS encoding LutC/YkgG family protein; translated protein: MTISARDSILGSIRRHLPEAAERPGHDGPWIQYPDPLSQFASVLEAIGGRCVRVKDVAEINQDLATFPVYAAARMMVSLVPGAGRSVREMANVADPHELADVDLAILPGDFAVAENAAVWVTDAAVKHRVIYFLSQHLALVVSAGQVVHNLHEAYARLTFDAARFGAFIAGPSKTADIEQSLVIGAHGPRSMTVYLME